The DNA window GTCCGGCACCGCACTGGCGAGGCCGGGGGACCAGGGCAACCGGAGCCCCGGCTGAGAGGACGGGAACGCGGCCGGGCGGTCGGGCGTCACGTAGTGGACAAGCGTCCGTCGGACGGGGTCCGGGCCCTGTCTGGGGGTGCGGGCGGTGGACCTCCCCGCTGGGAAGCCGGAGCGGCTTCCGGGGACGATGCGATGACCGGGCACGCCCGCTCGCCGCGACGAGCAGATAGGTACGGTACACATGAGCGTCACGCAGGTCGTGAAAGACAGCACCGTCGTCGAACACGCGAGAGTCGCCGCGCAGCAGAAACGCAGGCTGTTCATCGTGCAGTTGGACATTGACGGTTACGACGACGATTCCAGCAAGGTGCGCCCCGGCTTGTCCCGCATCCTCGAGGGCATCGAGGAGGCCGGGTGGCAGCTGGACCAGATGACCCCGAGCGGGAGCGGGGAGTCGACCCGGTTGTGCATCTTCCGGCCGGCCGCGCAGACCCCGAAGGAGGCCGAGCAGCCCAACCAGGCCCAGCGGGAGCAGACCTCGGGCCAGCAGCGGCCGTACCAGCACTACCCCACGGGCGCCCAGCAGCCGGACCCGTACGCGGCCTACCAGTACCAGACGGGACAGCAGTACGGCGGCTATCCGCAGCAGTACCCGGGCTACGGGTACCCCCAGCAGCCCGGCTACAACCAGCAGTACCCCGGTTACGGCCAGCCCCAGCAGCCCGGCTACAACCAGCAGTACCCGGGCTACGGCCAGCCGGGTTGGTGACTCCCTCCCGAGGCGAACACGCTCCGGAACCCGCACGCGCCACGGTGGCGCGTGCGGGTTTCGTGTGTCCGGCGGCGTTGCGAACGGACGGCGGGGCCCCACGGCTCCGGTCGCGCCGCGGGGGCGGCTTCCCGCCCCTGACGGACAGCATTTCCGACGGGATTCCGCGAATCTCGGATTATCACGCGACACACAGATTCAGCTACGCTAAGTTACATTCCGGTGGGCGGTGCGCCCACCCCGTATGAACGTTCGAAAGGATCGACGATGAAGCGTATCGCCGCAGTGTCCAGCCTGGTCGCCGCGACCGCCCTCGCCGTCGGCGCCATGTCCGGCACCGCGCAGGCCGACAACAACGCCGAGGTGCAGAACATCACCGTGCCGATCTGCGCCGACGTGCTGCAGGCCTCGGGCATCGCGCCGGACGGCTGCTCGGTGATCGACTACCACACCGAGAAGGGCATGGGCGTCAGCTGAACAGTGCCCGGCCCGGGGCGGGCGGGGCAGCTGCGCCCCCGCCCCGGGCCGCACCACCGGCTCGCGGCGGCCGCCGGGACCGCGTACGGGAACCCCGCCGGTGCCCGGAGTCGAAACCCCGGAGGACGGGTTTCGGGTTACGCGCCCGTAGCCGGGCCGCGGGCCGCGATACTGGCCTCCATGCGAGCGAGGAGGCATCATGGCTGTTATGAGCGCCGGAGAAGCGGACCCCCAGCAGCGGCCGTTAACCGTGGCGGACCTGGAGCGGATGCCGGACGACGGCAACCGCTACGAGCTGGTCGACGGGAGGCTTGACGTGTCTCCCGCTCCGGTCTCCCTGCACACCCTGATCGAGTCCCGGCTCACGATCCACCTCGGCGTCCTGGCCCCCGAGGACGTGATGGTCCTGGCCGGTCCCGGTATCAACCTCGACGAGCAGCGCACCCACCACCGGATCCCGGACGTCGCCGCCATCGGCGAGGCGGACTTCGAGCGGCCCTACCTGAGCCGCCCGCCGCTGCTGGCGATCGAGGTGGTCTCCCCGGAGAGCGTCTTCCGCGACCACCACACCAAGGCGCGGGAGTACGCCGAGTTCGGCGTCGCCTCCTACTGGATCGTCAACCCCGCTCCGGACAAGCCCGGCATCGCCGAGTTCCGCCTGGACGGCGGGAGCTACCGCGAGGTCACCCAGGTGTTCGGTCAGGACACCTTCCGGACGGAGGCGCCGTTCCCGGTCACGCTCGTGCCGCACTGGCTCGTCGCCGCCGGCCCGTGGAAGACCCGCATCGGCGGGGAGTAGAGCCGGCCTCCGCGGCGAACGCGCCGCGCTCGCGGTCCGCCGGTTCCGCTCCCGCCACGGGCCGGATGGTCCCGGTTCACGCGCCCTCGCGCGCCACCCCCACCGGGCAGGAGGCGCCGGTCCCGCCGAGGCCGCAGTAGCCGTTGGGGTTCTTGGCATCGGACAGGTATTGCTGGTGGTACCCCTCGGCGAAGTAGAACTCGCCCGCCGGCACGATCTCCGTGGTGATGGTGCCGTGTCCGGACCGGTCGAGGACGCGTTGGAAGGCCTCCCGGCTCTCCTCGGCCGCGGCCCGCTGCGCCTCGCCGTGGTACAGGATCATCGACCGGTACTGGGTGCCCACATCGTTGCCCTGGCGCATCCCCTGCGTGGGGTCGTGGCCCTCCCAGAACACTTTGAGCACGTCGCGGTAGGAGATCCGCTCGGGGTCGAACACCACCCGCACCGCCTCGGTGTGCCCGGTACGGCCGCTGCAGACCTCCTCGTAGGTGGGGTTGGGGGTGTAGCCCCCGGCGTATCCCACCGCGGTGGTGATGATGCCGTTGTGCGCGCCGAGCCTCCAGAACGCGCGTTCCGCGCCCCAGAAGCAGCCCATGCCGACGTCGGCGACCTCGCTACCCTCCGGGTAGGGCGGGGTGAGCTGGGTTCCCAGCACCTCGTGGCGCGGCGGGGCGGCGAGCGGGGTTTCCCGGCCGGGCAGCGCCCGGTCCGGCTCGACCATGGTTACCTTCTGCCCGAACATACTTTCAGCCTAATAGGTGGCCGACGCCGTGCCACTGCGGTCACGACGCGCCGCCGCTCGGCAACGCCCGTGCGCGTCGGCTAGTTTCCCAGTGGCATGCCCGACACGGTCACCGAGATCAACGCGCGGGCCCGCAGGCTGGAGCGCGGGCTCGCCGTTCCGGTGCTGGTCGCCGCTGTCGCCTCCGTACCGGCGCTGTTCCTGACCGTGTGGGGGTCGGGTGCAGCCTCCGCCCTGGGCCGGGCGGCCAACTGGCTCGTCAGCGCCGTGCTGTGGGCGGAGTGGCTCGTGCTGTTCCTGATGGCGGACAGCCGCCTTCGGTGGATCCGCGACCACAAGTGGACGACGTTCGTCGCCTGCGCGACGGTCCCGGCTGTGATATTCCTCATCGGTCCGGTGCAGGTACTGCGTTTCCTCCAGGTTCTCGGGGCGCTGCGGGTGGTCCGGGTGACCCGGATCCTCAAGGCCGGCCGGGTGCTCCGCCGCCGCGCGGACCTCCCCCGCACCTGGCAGCGGGTCGTCATGACGGGCTCGGTCCTGCTCTCCGCGGGGTTCGTGGCGGTCGTACTGGCCGACCCGACCGCCCGGAGCCGTCTGCTGTTGGCCGACCTGCTCGGCTGGGCCGGTGTGTGGCCTCCCCTCGTCGCCGCGGTGCTGCTGTTCGCCGCGACCGTCGTCGTGCTCCGCGCACAGGAACAGGGACCGCTCCCGCCCTGACCGGGAATCCGAGGGGTGACCCCAAGCGCGCCGGGACGTGCCGCCAGCGGCGCGACAGGACAGCAAAAACATCTACTCATAGGATGAATCGTCGTCTAAGCTGACGTCCGTGTCCGAACTGAACCGCGGTGTGCTCCTCGGGGCGAGCGCCTACGCCATGTGGGGCGTCAGCACCCTCTACTGGCCCCTGCTGTCCTCCTCCGGAGCGGTCGAGATCCTCGCCCACCGGATGGTGTGGTCCCTGCTCGCGGTGGTGGTCCTGCTGGCGGTCGGCAGGAACTGGCGCTGGATCTCGGAGGTGCTGCGCACCCCCCGCCAGCTGCTGATACTGGCCGGCGCCGCTGCCGTCATCTCGGTGAACTGGGGGTCCTTCATCTACACGGTGAACTCCGCGCACCCCTCGCAGGCGGCCCTCGGGTACTTCATCAACCCGCTGGTCAGCGTCACCCTCGGTGTGGTGATCTTCTCCGAACGGTTGCGCCGCCCCCAATGGGTGGCGGTGGCGCTGGGGGCGCTCGCGGTGGCCGTGCTCACCTACGCCTACGGCGCGGTGCCCTGGATGTCGCTGGTCATGGCGTCCTCCTTCGCCACCTACGGGGTGCTGAAGAAGTTCACCACACTCGACGGGGTGCAGAGCCTCACCGTCGAGACGCTGCTGATGTTCCTGCCCGCGCTCGGCTACGTCGCCTTCCTCCAGAGCACCGGCCAGGGCACCTTCGGCGCAGGCTCCCCCGCCCACGACCTGCTGCTGGTGGGGTCCGGCGTCGTCACCGCGCTCCCCCTCGTCGCCTTCGGCGCGGCGGCCCGGCGGATACCGCTCACCCTGATCGGGTTGCTGCAGTTCATGGTTCCGGTGATGCAGTTCCTGTTCGCCTGGCTCGTCTTCGCCGAGGAGCTCCCGCCCAGCCGCTGGGTCGGGTTCGCCATCGTGTGGGTGGCGCTGGCGGTCTTCGCCGTGGACCTGGTCCGCAACGCCGGCAACCGGGCCTCCCGCCCGGCGGACCGCGCCGCACCGGAGCGCTCCTCCTCGTAGCGTCCCGTCACGCGCCTGCTCCCGCCTGGCCGCTCCGGGACGAGCAGGGGCGTGCGTGTCCGACCGGACCCGAGCGGCTGCGCACCGAACCGCGGGGGTTCCGTGGTGGGGGTCCGCCGCGTCACCGGCGGGTCGTTCCCTCACGGATCCGGGCGCGTGAGCCGGTGGAACGACGACCGGTCGGCGCCGGCGGAGTCCCGGTGCACCACCGTGACCTCGGTGAAGCACCCGCGCCGCGTGTCGAGGACGAGTTCCAGTCGACGCCTGCCGGTAAGGGAGAAACCGCTGTAGGGAGAGAGCTCGCTACCCGTCGGCTCCGCCGCCATCCGCATCCGCCCCTCGCCGTCCGGATCGCCCGTCGAGGTGACCCGTACGCGCGCGAGCAGATCGACCGGGCGGAGCATCTCCGCGAACCATCCCCGCGCGAACGCCGTCCATGAGCAGAAGTACAGCGGATCGTCGCGCGTGGGCGGGTCGGGTACCGGGCAATGGCGCGTCCCACCGCGCCCTGGGAGTGTGGACCGGATCGCCGTGCCGTCGCAGGAGTGATGCGCATCACCCCGCTCGTCGCGAACGGTGTAGTCCCAGTGCAGCCAGCCGTCGGCGCGGAGAAGGTGGCGCGACGTCTCGCGCTCGGTTCCGTCGGCTCCGAACCGGACGGACTCGGCGCCGGCCGCGCTCACGGAGAGGCGCACCGCCGACGGCGGGAACGCGGCGATGTCCGACGCCATGTTCCCTTCCTGTCGCGTTGTGCTCCCAGAGCCCGCGACCAGTGAACACACTCGGAACGGGCCCGTCTAGGAGGGCGGCGGTTCCGCGCCGTTGTCGCGTTCCCTCGCGTGCCGGCCGCGGCGTTCGGCCAGTAGGTCGTCCAGGAACTCGGTGAACTCGGCCTCGTTCTGCCCCCGCGGGTCGGCGGGCCGCGCGTGCTTGCCCCTGCGGTACTCCCGGCCGTCACTGCCCCGCTGGTCCGGGATCTCCTGCAGTTCGTAGTGGCGGCAGACCGTGTTCTCCTGCCACGGCTGCAGGTGCTGGCCGGCGGGGAAGCTCGGCGCTTTCCTGATGACGGACTTGTGGTACGGCACCTGCACCTCGTCGTCGACCAGCTGCGCCCCCTTCAGGGGCACGATGTTCTCGTTCGTCCCGAACAGCCCGGTGCGGACCGTGATCCACCTCGGCGTCTCGGTCCACTCGTCGAAGAAGACGTGACCGATCTTCCCGATGCTGTTGCCGTCCCGGTCCAGCAAACGGTGCCCGACCAGGGACTGCGCCCCCAACTGTGTCGCCACGGCGGCTCCTCCCCCGTAATTCCCCCGGTAGCAGGCGGTCGCGCGCGGGCACGAGCCCGGGCGCGGTTCCGCTCATGCGCAGATTCCCCGAGGTGGGAGGCGGGATGCCGGAGCTTACTCAACCAATACCGAGTCTGGACCCGGTTATTACCCGCGACGGGCACGGGGGACCGGGGCGAAACGTCGCCGGCCGGGGGCGAACGCCGCGCCCGCCGCGGCGGGTGGGGGAAGCGGGCAGCTCTCAGCCCGAGCGTTCCACCACGTAGTCGCAGAGGGCCTCGAACGCCTCGCGCGGCGCCCCCTTGGGGAGGGTCGCGAGTTCGTCCCGGGCCGTGTCCGCCCACGCGCGCAGGTCGCCGCGCGCGCTTTCCAGGGCGGGGCTGGCCCGCAACAGGCGCAGCGCCTCGTCGGTCTCCTCGTCGTCCAGCGGCCGCCCCAGGAGCTCGCGCAGCCGTTCGTGCTGCGGACCGCGCTGGCGCAGGGCGTGGAACATCGGCAGGGTCAGCACGCCCTCGCGCAGGTCGGTCCCCGGGGTTTTCCCGGACTCGCCGGAGTTCCCGGAAACGTCCAGGATGTCGTCGGACAGCTGGAAGGCCATGCCCAACGCGTCGCAGGCACGGGTGATCGTGGCGGTCACCTCCGCCGGGGCGTTGGCGAACGTAGCCCCGAACTCCGCGGAGGAGGCGATCAGCGACGCCGTCTTGTCCGCGATCACGTTCATGTAGTGGGTGAGGGGGTCGGTGCCCTCCGGTGCCCCCGAGGTCTCCAGGACCTGGCCCTGGACCAGTCTCCCGAACGTTCTGGCCTGCATCCGGACCGCGTCGGTTCCCAGGTCGGCGAGGAGCTCCGAGGCACGCGCGAAGACGTAGTCGCCGGTGAGGATGGCCACCGTGTTCCCCCAGCGCTGGTTCGCGCTGGCCTTCCCCCGGCGCAGCTCCGCCTCGTCCATGACGTCGTCGTGATAGAGCGTCGCGACGTGTGTGAGCTCCACCACGGCCGCGGCGCGGGTGAGTTCGGGAGCGTTCGGGTCGCCGAACCGCGCGGCGAGCAGTACCAGGGTGGCGCGGAAGCGTTTCCCGCCCGCGGACAGCAGGTGGCGCGCCGCGTCGGTGAGCATGGGGTCACTCGCCGCGACCGAGTCCCGCAACACGTCCTCCACCTGTTGCAGGGCATCGTGAACTTCCCGGGCGAGGGTCGCGTCGATACCCGGCAAAGCGAGGAAACCGCTCGGGACAGCACCGCTCACCTGAAGCTCCACACGTCAGCAGGCGCGCGGCAGCCGGACGGTCGGCGTACCGCGCGCTCTCGGGATGGACATAATCCAGCTAGCCAAGCTATCGGACCCGGTCTCAACAGCCAAGGCCACATACCGTTCGTGTCCCGCTACCGAACGAACCCGCTCGCCTCGGCCACCTGCTCCGCCTCCTGCTCCTGGGGCTGCGGGAGGAGATGCTCCAACACGGGTTGGGGGAACACTCCGAGGGCGATGGTGGCCGCGACGCCGGCGACGATCGCCGACCCTGTGGCCACGCCCGCCCGCAGCACGGTCGGTCCGCCCTCGGCCGGTTCGGCGAAGAACATCAGCACGATGATACGCACGTAGAAGAACGCCGTGACCGCACTGCTCAGCACGCCCACGATCACGAGCGGGGCCGCCCCGGCCGCCATGGCCGCCTCGAACACCGCGAACTTCCCGATGAATCCGCTGGTCAGCGGGATTCCGGCGAAGGCGAGCAGGAACAGTCCCAGTGACCCGGCCAACAGCGGGGCGCTGCGCCCCAGCCCGGCCCAGTGCGACAGGTCACCGGCCTCCGGCCCGTTGTGGTGCGTGCGCACCAGCGTGACCACGGCGAAGGCGCCGATGGTGGTGAAGCCGTAGGCGGCGAGGTAGAACATCGCGCCGGCCATCCCCTCGGGGCTGGCGGCGATGACCGCGGTCAGCACGAAGCCGGCGTGCACCACCGACGAGTAGGCCAGCAGCCGTTTGATGTCCCGCTGGGTGACGGCGATGACGGCGGCGAGCACCATGGTGAGAATCGCAACGACCCACAGCATCGGACGCCACTGCTCCACCGAGGCGCCGAACGCCGCGTAGAACACGCGCAGCATCCCGCCGAACGCGGCGACCAGGGTGCAGGACGCCATCAGGGCCGTGATCGGGGTGGGCGCGCCCTGGTAGACGTCGGGTTTCCAGTTGTGGAACGGCACCGCTCCGACCTTGAACAGCAGCCCCACACTGACCAGGGCGATCCCCAGCAGGAGCAGCGGTTCGGCGGTGGCTTGCTCGAACACGTCGGATCCGCCCGCCTCGATCGCCTCGTGCACCCCGGCGAAGTTCACCGACCCGGCGTAGCCGTAGATCAGCGCCACCCCGAACAGGAAGAACGCCGAGGAGAACGCTCCCAGCAGGAAGTACTTCACGGCCGCTTCCTGGGAGAACAGGCGCCGGCGCCGCGCGAGTCCGCACAGCAGGTACAGCGGCAGGCTCAGCGTCTCCAGGGCGATGAACATGGTCAGAAAGTCGTTGGCCGCCGGGAAGAGCTGCATGCCCAGCAGGGCGAACAGGACCAGCGGGTACACCTCGGTGTGCTGCGACCCCGCCTGCACGTGGCGGCGTTCCTCCTCGCTTCCGGGCACCGTGGCGGCCTGCGCGGCGAACGCGCTCTCCCCGCCGCGGTGCTCGGCGACGAGCAGCAGGCTGATGAACGCCAGAACCAGGACTGTTCCCTGGAAGAACAGGGCGGAGCGGTCGACCGCGACCGCTCCCATGGCCACGGTCGTGCCGGGCTCACCTGCGGGCAGGGACCCCACCACCAGCACGGTCAGCACGAACGCCGCCAGCACGGACGCCAGGGACAGGCCGAGCTGCAGCGACCTGCGCCGCGCGTGGGGGACGAACGCCTCGACGAGCACGGTCAGCACGCCCGCGCCGAAGATCGTCAGCATCGGTGAGAGGAGCCAGTAGTCGATCTGGGGCGCCTCGGTCACGGGGGCGTCGGCGAGCGCGGTCACGGCCGCCTGGGTCACCGCCATCACTCGTGGCCTCCTTCCTGGCCGTCAGCGGTCAGGACGTCGCCCGGGAGGAACGCCGGGTCGGGTGGGTCGAGTTGCTGCATGGTCTGCTCCACGGCCGGGTTGATGACGTCCAGCAGCGGCTGCGGGTAGACGCCGAAGAGTACGATCAGCGCGAGCAGCGGCCCCACCGCCCACACTTCGCGCCGGGACAGGTCGCTGATCCTCGCCAGACTGTCCGGGAGCGGTCCGGTCATGGTGCGCTGGTACAGCCACAGGATGTACAGGGCGGCCAGCACCACGCCGACGGTGGCGATCACCGCGGGCACGGGGTGGAACGCGAACGTGCCGACGAACACCAGGAGTTCGCTGATGAACGGGGAGAGCCCCGGAAGCGACAGGGCGGCCAGTCCCGCCAGGAGGAACGTCCCGGCGAGCACCGGCGCCCCCTTCTGCACTCCCCCGTAGTCGGCGATGGCCGCCGACCCGCCGCGGGCGATGAGGAATCCCACGAGGAGGAACAGCGCGCCCGTGGCGAACCCGTGGTTGATCATGTAGAGGGCCGCGCCGGACTGGCCCTGGGTGGTCATCACGAAGATCCCCAGGGTGATGAACCCGAAGTGGGACACGGAGGTGTAGGCGATGAGCCGCAGCATGTCGCTCTGCCCGATCGCCAGCACGGCGCCGTAGAGGATGCTGACGAGGCTCAGCACCACGACGGGCCACACGAACCACGCCGCCGCCCCCGGGAACAGTTCGAGGCAGTAGCGCAGCATCCCGTAGGTGCCGACCTTGTCCAGCACGCCGACCAACAGCACGGCGGTTCCCGGGCGGGAGGAGCCGGCCGCGTCCGGCAGCCAGGTGTGCAGCGGCCACATCGGCGCCTTGATGGCGAAGGCGACGAAGAAGCCGAGGAAGATCCACCGCAGTGCCGCCGTGTCCGCGCCGGCCAGGGCGCCGCCGGTGAGCTCGTCCCAGCGGAACGTGCCGCCGATGACGTAGACGCCGATGACGGCGGCCAGCATGAGCAGCCCGCCCAGCAGGCTGTACAGCAGGAACTTCACCGCGGCGCGGCGCCGCTGCTCCCCGCGGCCGTACCGTCCGATCATGAAGTAGACCGGGATGAGCATGGCCTCGAAGAACACGTAGAACAGGAAGACGTCGGTGGCGGCGAACACCCCGATCATCATCGCCTCGAGCAGCAGGATCAGGGCGAAGTACCCGTGCCCGCCGCCGGACGGCCCGGTGTCGGACTCCCGCCACGCGGCCAGCAGCACCAGCGGGACCAGCACCGCGGCCATCAGGATCAGCAACAGCGCCACACCGTCGACGCCGACCGAGTAGCTGACCCCGAACCGCGGTATCCACGGGTGGCTCTCGGTGAACTGCATCCGGGGGCCGTCGGGGGAGAAACCGGACGCCATGGTGGCGACGAGCAGCAGGGTTCCCGCGCTGACCCCGAACGCGAGGCGTTTGGCGAGTTCGGGGCGCTCGCGCGGGACCAGCGCGAGCGCCAGCGCGCCCACGGCGGGAAGCGCTATGGCGAGGGTGAGCCAGGGGATGTCGGTCAATTTAGATCCTCACAGCCAGCGTTGCCACGACGATGGCGGCGCCGAACAGCATCGTCAGCGCGTAGGTCCGGGCGAAGCCGGTCTGCACGGTGCGCAGGCCCTGCGAGCCCTCGCGCACGGTCGTGCCGACCCCGGTGACCATGCCGTCGACCACCGTGGTGTCGATGGCGACCATGGCCCTGGTGAGCGTGTTTCCGGGGCGCATGAACAGCCCTTCGTTGATGGCGTTGCCGTAGAGCTCGTTGCGGGCGGCGACGGTGACGGGGTTGCCCGCCGGTGCCACGCGCGCCACCGGCGCCCGGCCGTACATGAACCAGGCGACGGCCGCGCCGCCGACCATCAGCGCCAGCGCGGCCAGGCTGGGAACGCTGGTGAGCATGGTGGCGAGGCTGAACGCGTGGTGCTCCTCGGGGCCGCCGACCGCCGGTTCCAGGAACGCCGCGAACCGGTAGCCGAACACGAGGAGCCCGCCCAGGAACACGGACCCGAGGGCGAGGACCACCATCGGGGCCGTCATGGAGGCCGGCGACTCGTGCGGGTGCGCGCCGTCGTCCCAGCGCCTGGTTCCGAAGAACGTCAGGATCATCACGCGGGTCATGTAGAAGGCGGTCAACCCGGCCCCGACCAGGGCGGCGGTACCGAGCAGTTGGCCGCTGAGGCCGCCGCTGGTGAACGCGGCCTCGATGATGCCCTCCTTCGTCCACCACCCGGAGAGGAACGGGAACCCGATGATCGCCAGGTAGCCCAGACCGAACGTGGCGAAGGTGATCGGCATGGCGGTGCGCAGGCCGCCGAACCTGCGCATGTCGACCTCGTCGTTCATGCCGTGCATCACCGAGCCCGCACCCAGGAACAGGCCCGCCTTGAAGAAACCGTGCGTGAGCAGGTGGGCGATGGCGGCGGCGTAGCCCACCGGGCCCAGTCCGGCGGCCAGCGTCATGTAGCCGATCTGGCTCATGGTGGAGCCGGCCAGGGCCTTCTTGATGTCGTCCTTGGCGCACCCGATGACGGCGCCGGCGAGCAGTGTGGCCGCGCCCACGACGGCGGTGGTGGTCTGGGCTGCCGGTGCGGCCTCGAAGATCGGGCCGGCGCGCACGATGAGGTACACGCCGGCGGTGACCATGGTGGCCGCGTGGATGAGGGCGGAGACCGGGGTGGGGCCCTCCATCGCGTCGAGCAGCCAGGCCTGCAGCGGGAGCTGCGCGGACTTCCCGCACGCCCCCAGCAGGAGCAGCAGCCCCAGCGCCGTCGTCACGACCGGCCCGGCCTCCCCGGCGTTGTCGAGGACGCCGCCGAAGGCGACGGTGCCGAACACGCCGAACATCAGCATGATGGCGATGAGCAGCCCCAGGTCGCCGACCCGGTTGATCAGGAACGCCTTCTTGGCGGCGACGGCCGCTGCCGGCCGCTGCTGCCAGAACCCGATCAGGAGGTAGGAGGCGAGGCCGACACCCTCCCAGCCGAGGAACAGCAGGGCGAAGTTGTCCGCCAGGACCAGCACCAGCATGGCCGCGACGAACAGGTTCAGGTAGCCGAAGAAGCGCCGCCGGTTGGCGTCGTGGGCCATGTAGCCCACCGAGTAGATGTGGATCAGCGACCCCACGCCGGTGATGAGCAGGGCGAAACTGATCGACAGCGGGTCGATGAGGAGGTTGGCCCGGACGGTGACGTCGCCGGCGGAGAACCACTCGTAGACCGGGACCTCACGGCTGCGCTGGACCGGGTCCGCCTCCAGCAGCCGGAGCAGGGCCAGCACCGCCCAGCCGAAGCTGGCCAGCGGGAGGGCGGTGCCGAGCCAGTGGCCCCACCCGTCGGTGCGGCGTCCGCCCAGGAGCAGGACCGCCGCGCCCGCCAGCGGGAACGCGATGAGCAGCCAGGCGTTGCTGAGGACCGCGCCGGTGGCCTCGGTGGTGACCGTGTGCGGGCCGGCGGCGAGGGTTACGTCTGACACTGTCGTGAACACTGTCACAGCCACGTCGCCTTCTAGTGCTTGAGCAGGTTGGCGTCATCCACGGACGCCGACCCGCGGGTACGGAAGATCTGCATGATGATCGCCAGACCCACGACGACCTCGGCGGCGGCGACGATCATCACGAAGAACGCGATGACCTGGCCCCCGATGTCGCCGTGCATCCGCGCGAAGGCGACGAACGCCAGGTTGCACGCGTTGAGCATCAGCTCGACGCACATGAAGAGGATGATCGCGTTGCGCCGCACCAGTACGCCGACGGCGCCGATCGTGAACAGGATCGCCGCCAGCACGATGTAGTTCATGGGGTCCACGTCGGCGCCTCCTGCCCGTCGGCCGAATCGCCGTTCTCGTCGGTGTCACTGCTGCTGGTCGCGCCGGTGTCGTGCCGTGTGCCGTTCGACCGTTCCGCCACCGGCTGGCTCTCGCCCCCGCTGACCTCCTTGGAGGCCGCCGAGTCGGCCGCGCCGCCGGGTTCGGGGATGTCGCCCAGCTGGATGTCGGCGGGCACGTGCGACTGGTGGGCGGGGTCGCGTGCGGTGAGCACCGGGTTGAGGGACAGTTGGGACACGGACCCGTCCGGCAGCAGGGCGGGC is part of the Haloactinospora alba genome and encodes:
- a CDS encoding Uma2 family endonuclease, whose amino-acid sequence is MAVMSAGEADPQQRPLTVADLERMPDDGNRYELVDGRLDVSPAPVSLHTLIESRLTIHLGVLAPEDVMVLAGPGINLDEQRTHHRIPDVAAIGEADFERPYLSRPPLLAIEVVSPESVFRDHHTKAREYAEFGVASYWIVNPAPDKPGIAEFRLDGGSYREVTQVFGQDTFRTEAPFPVTLVPHWLVAAGPWKTRIGGE
- a CDS encoding Ntn hydrolase family protein; this encodes MSVTQVVKDSTVVEHARVAAQQKRRLFIVQLDIDGYDDDSSKVRPGLSRILEGIEEAGWQLDQMTPSGSGESTRLCIFRPAAQTPKEAEQPNQAQREQTSGQQRPYQHYPTGAQQPDPYAAYQYQTGQQYGGYPQQYPGYGYPQQPGYNQQYPGYGQPQQPGYNQQYPGYGQPGW
- the rarD gene encoding EamA family transporter RarD, with translation MSELNRGVLLGASAYAMWGVSTLYWPLLSSSGAVEILAHRMVWSLLAVVVLLAVGRNWRWISEVLRTPRQLLILAGAAAVISVNWGSFIYTVNSAHPSQAALGYFINPLVSVTLGVVIFSERLRRPQWVAVALGALAVAVLTYAYGAVPWMSLVMASSFATYGVLKKFTTLDGVQSLTVETLLMFLPALGYVAFLQSTGQGTFGAGSPAHDLLLVGSGVVTALPLVAFGAAARRIPLTLIGLLQFMVPVMQFLFAWLVFAEELPPSRWVGFAIVWVALAVFAVDLVRNAGNRASRPADRAAPERSSS
- the nuoN gene encoding NADH-quinone oxidoreductase subunit NuoN; translation: MAVTQAAVTALADAPVTEAPQIDYWLLSPMLTIFGAGVLTVLVEAFVPHARRRSLQLGLSLASVLAAFVLTVLVVGSLPAGEPGTTVAMGAVAVDRSALFFQGTVLVLAFISLLLVAEHRGGESAFAAQAATVPGSEEERRHVQAGSQHTEVYPLVLFALLGMQLFPAANDFLTMFIALETLSLPLYLLCGLARRRRLFSQEAAVKYFLLGAFSSAFFLFGVALIYGYAGSVNFAGVHEAIEAGGSDVFEQATAEPLLLLGIALVSVGLLFKVGAVPFHNWKPDVYQGAPTPITALMASCTLVAAFGGMLRVFYAAFGASVEQWRPMLWVVAILTMVLAAVIAVTQRDIKRLLAYSSVVHAGFVLTAVIAASPEGMAGAMFYLAAYGFTTIGAFAVVTLVRTHHNGPEAGDLSHWAGLGRSAPLLAGSLGLFLLAFAGIPLTSGFIGKFAVFEAAMAAGAAPLVIVGVLSSAVTAFFYVRIIVLMFFAEPAEGGPTVLRAGVATGSAIVAGVAATIALGVFPQPVLEHLLPQPQEQEAEQVAEASGFVR
- the msrA gene encoding peptide-methionine (S)-S-oxide reductase MsrA — its product is MFGQKVTMVEPDRALPGRETPLAAPPRHEVLGTQLTPPYPEGSEVADVGMGCFWGAERAFWRLGAHNGIITTAVGYAGGYTPNPTYEEVCSGRTGHTEAVRVVFDPERISYRDVLKVFWEGHDPTQGMRQGNDVGTQYRSMILYHGEAQRAAAEESREAFQRVLDRSGHGTITTEIVPAGEFYFAEGYHQQYLSDAKNPNGYCGLGGTGASCPVGVAREGA
- a CDS encoding PRC-barrel domain-containing protein, producing MATQLGAQSLVGHRLLDRDGNSIGKIGHVFFDEWTETPRWITVRTGLFGTNENIVPLKGAQLVDDEVQVPYHKSVIRKAPSFPAGQHLQPWQENTVCRHYELQEIPDQRGSDGREYRRGKHARPADPRGQNEAEFTEFLDDLLAERRGRHARERDNGAEPPPS
- a CDS encoding polyprenyl synthetase family protein, translating into MSGAVPSGFLALPGIDATLAREVHDALQQVEDVLRDSVAASDPMLTDAARHLLSAGGKRFRATLVLLAARFGDPNAPELTRAAAVVELTHVATLYHDDVMDEAELRRGKASANQRWGNTVAILTGDYVFARASELLADLGTDAVRMQARTFGRLVQGQVLETSGAPEGTDPLTHYMNVIADKTASLIASSAEFGATFANAPAEVTATITRACDALGMAFQLSDDILDVSGNSGESGKTPGTDLREGVLTLPMFHALRQRGPQHERLRELLGRPLDDEETDEALRLLRASPALESARGDLRAWADTARDELATLPKGAPREAFEALCDYVVERSG
- a CDS encoding ion transporter; protein product: MPDTVTEINARARRLERGLAVPVLVAAVASVPALFLTVWGSGAASALGRAANWLVSAVLWAEWLVLFLMADSRLRWIRDHKWTTFVACATVPAVIFLIGPVQVLRFLQVLGALRVVRVTRILKAGRVLRRRADLPRTWQRVVMTGSVLLSAGFVAVVLADPTARSRLLLADLLGWAGVWPPLVAAVLLFAATVVVLRAQEQGPLPP